A window from Puniceicoccus vermicola encodes these proteins:
- a CDS encoding RraA family protein, with product MSKQMHVDKLKEIRDTVENIELSIPLEELCKRFEKLYTGAVNDVLREMCLPNQGLPTSIMPLRDEMVVCGEAFTVKAVKDPTMGGEMEVRVEMLDELRPGHVVIWNANGDDHASHWGGVMTQASMKRGCRGAIVDGGIRDTKDILSQKFPIWYRYRTSNGALSHTKIVNYQVPIFVGEVIIKPGDILLADIDGALVIPRKIAVAVLERAEQIERNEGEIKEWVAAGLTAEEIHDRGGYF from the coding sequence ATGAGCAAGCAAATGCATGTCGATAAACTCAAGGAAATCCGCGACACGGTGGAGAACATTGAACTGAGTATCCCTCTAGAAGAACTCTGCAAGCGCTTCGAAAAACTGTATACAGGTGCAGTCAACGACGTCCTCAGAGAAATGTGCCTCCCCAATCAGGGCCTACCGACAAGCATCATGCCCCTGCGCGACGAGATGGTTGTTTGCGGAGAAGCCTTCACCGTCAAAGCAGTGAAGGACCCCACCATGGGCGGCGAAATGGAAGTGCGCGTCGAAATGCTCGACGAATTGCGCCCCGGCCACGTCGTCATTTGGAATGCCAACGGAGACGACCACGCCTCGCACTGGGGAGGCGTCATGACCCAAGCCTCCATGAAGCGCGGCTGCCGCGGCGCCATCGTAGACGGCGGCATCCGTGACACCAAGGACATCCTCAGTCAGAAGTTCCCGATCTGGTACCGTTACCGCACGAGCAACGGGGCCCTCTCCCACACCAAGATCGTCAACTACCAAGTGCCGATCTTCGTCGGTGAAGTCATCATCAAGCCCGGCGACATCCTGCTCGCCGATATCGACGGTGCCCTCGTCATCCCGCGCAAGATCGCCGTCGCCGTCCTGGAGCGCGCCGAACAGATCGAACGGAACGAAGGCGAGATCAAGGAATGGGTTGCCGCAGGCCTCACCGCCGAAGAGATCCACGACCGCGGCGGCTACTTTTGA
- a CDS encoding SDR family NAD(P)-dependent oxidoreductase: MNLPALLNLTGRTALVTGSSRGIGRSIALALAEAGADIALHGTSDGERVQQVRDEILAKGVRCAVILKNLAEHDAAKYLLEQVGASLGKLDILVTNASVQLPKPWLEGTREDFELQVQVNFRCSYELIQMSVPAMQERGWGRILTVGSVQESKPHPDMLVYAATKCAQTSMAQNLAKQLGPSGITINNLAPGVIGTDRNLDRLADKDYLDRVLSWIPVAKIGKPEDCAATALLLCSDAGAYITGQNIFVDGGMSL; encoded by the coding sequence ATGAATCTTCCCGCACTCCTTAATCTAACCGGGCGCACCGCGCTCGTCACCGGTTCGTCGCGCGGTATCGGCCGCTCGATCGCCTTGGCATTGGCCGAGGCCGGCGCGGATATCGCGCTCCATGGCACTTCTGACGGCGAGCGTGTCCAACAGGTGCGCGACGAAATCCTTGCCAAAGGCGTCCGATGTGCCGTCATTCTCAAGAACCTCGCCGAGCATGATGCGGCAAAGTATCTTCTCGAACAGGTCGGCGCATCCCTTGGCAAACTCGACATTCTCGTCACGAATGCCTCGGTCCAACTGCCCAAGCCGTGGCTAGAGGGCACTCGCGAGGACTTCGAACTTCAGGTCCAGGTCAACTTCCGCTGCAGCTACGAGCTGATCCAGATGTCGGTCCCCGCCATGCAGGAACGCGGATGGGGACGGATCCTCACCGTAGGCAGCGTGCAGGAAAGTAAACCGCACCCCGACATGCTGGTCTACGCCGCCACCAAGTGCGCCCAGACCAGCATGGCGCAAAACCTGGCCAAGCAACTCGGACCGTCGGGCATAACCATCAATAACCTTGCACCAGGCGTGATCGGCACCGATCGGAACCTCGACCGACTGGCCGATAAGGATTATCTCGATCGAGTCCTCAGCTGGATTCCCGTCGCTAAAATCGGGAAGCCCGAAGACTGCGCCGCCACCGCCCTGCTCCTCTGCAGTGACGCCGGTGCATACATCACAGGACAAAACATCTTCGTCGATGGCGGCATGAGTCTCTAA
- a CDS encoding mandelate racemase/muconate lactonizing enzyme family protein gives MTQTNPRDTDGAVDPATLKITDMRFADIDGAPKRCTLIKLYTNQGLVGFGEVRDASSRTYAAMLKSRIIGENPCNVEKIFRRIKQFGGHSRQGGGVSGIEVACWDLAGKAWGVPVWQLLGGKFRDQIRIYCDTDSEGGGRDMGKALKARMAQGFTYLKMDLGLELLIDQPGCLSAPLGFLEKMKEYKKTVFSTPGGSIDPRAMRGEAYDLFNTAHPFTGIHLTEKGLDYLEQYMADVRAEIGYEIPLAIDHLGHIPLEDCIKLAKRLEKFNLAWMEDPIPWQMTEQYTRLGNATTVPIGTGEDIYLKENFIPLFESGNLAVAHPDVLSTGGILETKKIGDIAEDYGVSMAIHMAESPIACMAAVHVAAATRNFMALEVHSVDIPWWEDIAIGLPKPLVDNGYIDVPNTPGLGIEALNEELIAEKLHPDFPDAWAPTDEWDKEWANDRQWS, from the coding sequence ATGACTCAAACCAACCCCAGAGACACTGATGGCGCAGTGGATCCCGCCACGTTAAAGATCACCGATATGCGCTTTGCCGACATCGACGGCGCACCGAAGCGCTGCACGCTCATCAAGCTCTACACGAACCAGGGTCTCGTTGGATTCGGTGAGGTCCGCGATGCCTCCAGTCGAACCTATGCGGCGATGCTCAAGAGTCGGATCATCGGCGAGAACCCATGCAACGTGGAAAAGATCTTTCGGCGCATCAAACAATTCGGTGGACACTCACGTCAAGGTGGTGGCGTGAGCGGCATCGAGGTGGCCTGCTGGGATTTGGCCGGCAAGGCTTGGGGCGTCCCCGTCTGGCAATTATTAGGCGGAAAATTCCGCGACCAGATCCGCATCTACTGCGATACCGACTCGGAAGGTGGCGGACGTGATATGGGCAAGGCGTTGAAAGCACGAATGGCTCAGGGCTTCACTTACCTCAAGATGGATCTGGGATTGGAACTGCTGATCGATCAACCGGGTTGTTTGAGCGCGCCGCTCGGCTTTCTGGAGAAGATGAAAGAATACAAGAAGACGGTCTTCAGCACACCGGGCGGCTCCATCGATCCACGCGCGATGCGGGGAGAAGCCTATGACCTCTTCAATACCGCCCACCCTTTCACCGGGATCCATCTAACCGAAAAAGGTCTCGACTATCTGGAACAATACATGGCCGATGTGCGCGCCGAAATTGGCTATGAGATTCCACTGGCAATCGATCACCTTGGACACATTCCGCTCGAGGACTGCATTAAGTTGGCCAAGCGCCTGGAAAAATTCAACCTGGCGTGGATGGAAGATCCCATTCCCTGGCAAATGACCGAGCAATACACCCGTCTCGGAAACGCGACAACGGTTCCCATCGGAACCGGTGAGGACATTTACCTAAAAGAGAACTTCATCCCACTATTCGAGTCCGGCAATCTGGCGGTGGCTCATCCGGATGTGCTCTCCACGGGGGGTATTCTGGAAACCAAGAAGATCGGCGACATAGCGGAGGACTACGGCGTCTCCATGGCGATCCACATGGCTGAAAGTCCCATTGCTTGTATGGCGGCCGTTCACGTCGCCGCAGCCACGCGCAACTTTATGGCATTGGAAGTACACTCCGTCGATATCCCCTGGTGGGAAGATATTGCAATCGGCCTGCCGAAGCCTCTGGTCGACAACGGCTACATCGATGTGCCGAACACACCCGGCCTCGGCATTGAAGCGCTGAACGAAGAACTGATTGCCGAAAAGCTGCACCCGGATTTCCCGGACGCATGGGCCCCAACAGACGAGTGGGATAAAGAGTGGGCCAACGATCGCCAATGGAGCTAG
- a CDS encoding IclR family transcriptional regulator — protein MHKAVSILEYLADRNVPIPVKELSFALNIPPASCYRMVNTLLEHNWLCEEPSGGLRIAFGLAHVARTYSGLETRLREFEPTMRVFAEELQMSVKVSLREGHFATTALRAEPSSPNAITSPIGSRIHLAIGSAAAVLLAQMPDHEIKTVLDSAPKEAWARQQPDDVWKRIRDCRERGVCFELGQYHPSVYACSVPLQLTGTDWVSLTAVGWPEHFAGARQVKIAKALRQRVETHN, from the coding sequence TTGCACAAAGCGGTTTCGATCCTCGAATATCTCGCTGATCGTAACGTCCCGATTCCTGTTAAGGAATTGAGCTTTGCCCTTAACATTCCGCCAGCCTCTTGCTACCGGATGGTCAACACTTTGCTGGAGCACAACTGGCTCTGCGAAGAGCCTTCCGGTGGGCTGCGGATCGCCTTCGGTCTGGCGCACGTGGCCCGGACCTACTCGGGGTTGGAAACACGCCTTCGAGAGTTCGAGCCAACGATGCGCGTGTTCGCGGAAGAGTTGCAAATGTCGGTTAAGGTATCTCTGCGAGAAGGACATTTCGCGACGACGGCTTTACGGGCGGAGCCATCGTCGCCAAACGCGATTACCAGCCCGATCGGATCGCGCATTCATCTCGCGATCGGTTCGGCTGCGGCGGTCTTATTGGCGCAAATGCCCGACCACGAAATCAAGACCGTGCTCGACTCCGCGCCGAAAGAGGCCTGGGCGCGCCAACAGCCGGATGACGTCTGGAAGCGCATCCGCGACTGTCGGGAGCGGGGCGTCTGCTTTGAGCTCGGCCAATACCACCCCTCAGTTTACGCATGTTCTGTGCCTCTGCAGTTGACGGGTACGGATTGGGTGTCGCTCACCGCCGTCGGCTGGCCTGAGCATTTTGCGGGAGCGAGGCAGGTGAAGATTGCCAAGGCCTTGCGTCAGCGGGTGGAGACTCATAACTAG
- a CDS encoding GH39 family glycosyl hydrolase — MTTTASPTYFGLKKLGRVKPKKSTEITSSRLGVGFETLDRDMWEPHQAWPVLSELGVKWARVQTGWTKTEKEVGVYDFAWLDEVVDTLIEKGVTPWLSLSYGNQLYTEGAGDTGVGYPPIETEAEREAWQNYVAAVVEHFKDRIDHYEVWNEPDLTSFWKRGPKAADYVDLVRLSAEPLRKIQPEAKLIGGAIAWGMTPWSIKFLEDCMKAGMGDLIDIVTYHGYKSVPERHSTQEFPAFQHICKKYNPDLVYWQGESGFQSYVPPKAVGVGALSKMKFSEDIQARMLLRRFLLELHNDTKMCSYFHMADFAHYASFKETFHYGLVRLEDGSPKPAYYALQTLATLLADPMEPALGRTSSHISVMEDAEDPRNTKIATWQANFVCGDIPVLAWWIPESVEVDPEILEMELTYWIEDGLKLDDPVLIEPITQKVYEVSCSWDKRTCAETWMDPDPEAEGVRVFKDLPICNSPLLLTDRALIELI, encoded by the coding sequence ATGACAACAACCGCCTCCCCCACCTATTTCGGACTGAAAAAACTCGGCAGAGTGAAGCCCAAGAAGAGCACGGAGATCACTTCCTCGCGTCTCGGCGTGGGATTCGAGACCTTGGACCGCGACATGTGGGAACCCCACCAAGCCTGGCCGGTTCTCAGCGAACTCGGCGTCAAATGGGCCCGCGTGCAGACCGGCTGGACCAAGACCGAAAAGGAAGTCGGCGTCTATGACTTCGCCTGGCTTGATGAAGTGGTCGATACCCTGATTGAGAAAGGTGTCACCCCGTGGCTGAGTCTCAGCTACGGCAATCAACTCTACACGGAAGGAGCTGGCGACACCGGAGTCGGCTATCCTCCCATCGAGACCGAAGCCGAACGCGAGGCCTGGCAAAACTATGTCGCCGCCGTGGTCGAACACTTCAAGGACCGCATCGACCACTACGAAGTCTGGAATGAGCCGGACCTCACCTCCTTCTGGAAACGTGGCCCCAAAGCAGCCGACTACGTCGATCTCGTCCGCCTCAGCGCCGAACCCCTTCGCAAGATCCAACCCGAAGCCAAATTGATCGGGGGTGCCATCGCCTGGGGAATGACGCCTTGGAGCATCAAGTTTCTGGAGGACTGCATGAAAGCCGGCATGGGTGACCTCATCGACATCGTCACCTACCACGGCTACAAATCCGTGCCCGAGCGACATTCGACCCAAGAATTTCCCGCCTTCCAGCACATCTGCAAAAAATACAACCCGGATCTGGTCTACTGGCAGGGCGAATCCGGCTTCCAGTCCTACGTACCGCCCAAGGCGGTTGGTGTCGGCGCTCTCTCAAAGATGAAATTCAGCGAGGACATCCAAGCGCGCATGCTCCTACGCCGCTTCCTCCTCGAACTGCACAACGACACCAAGATGTGCAGCTACTTCCACATGGCGGACTTCGCCCACTATGCATCCTTCAAGGAAACCTTCCACTACGGGCTGGTTCGTCTCGAGGACGGCTCGCCCAAACCGGCCTACTACGCCCTGCAAACACTAGCGACCCTCCTCGCGGACCCGATGGAGCCCGCCCTCGGTCGCACCTCCTCGCACATCAGCGTCATGGAGGATGCCGAAGATCCTCGAAACACCAAGATCGCTACTTGGCAGGCCAACTTCGTCTGCGGCGATATTCCCGTGCTCGCTTGGTGGATTCCCGAGTCGGTTGAGGTGGATCCCGAGATTCTCGAAATGGAACTCACCTACTGGATCGAGGACGGCCTCAAACTCGACGACCCCGTGCTCATCGAGCCCATCACTCAAAAGGTCTACGAAGTTAGCTGCTCCTGGGACAAACGCACCTGCGCCGAAACTTGGATGGATCCCGATCCCGAGGCCGAAGGCGTCCGCGTCTTCAAAGATCTTCCCATCTGCAATTCGCCATTGCTGCTGACGGATCGGGCACTGATTGAGTTGATCTGA
- a CDS encoding SGNH/GDSL hydrolase family protein produces MNSAKSLIKVKPQSIELFEAVLLVKRSGFVEVYDMFVTSKFSFLTLLFVLIGTFCMAEDSSAWRDLKESSVRNGLPNVAAKLAAGEPVKIAYLGGSITSQQGWRIYSEAWFEERYPDSEITGINAAIGGTGSTLGVFRLERDVLQHEPDLLFVEFAVNDRAGLEYQLAMEGIVRKTWKRFPDTDICFVYTITNHEIEHLRTGKMKRTSSNMEAIADYYGIPTVHMGVEIVEMEKAGRLVMKEPEANMEAVSGDDLNQSSELPASAGRPVVFSKDGVHPYVDTGHRLYMDALARSLPQALAVGEAFPHRLSDPMFENNWEQATIVKISELGPDSLEGAWQQLKAPEDPLAKRFLMRMPELWRAEPGSTLSFQFKGTRVAVYDLLGPGCGMIRVTVDGKSRMLKRMDGYCHYYRLGTVELAGNLEDTVHDVVVEVSTETFDKRSVLFERVRNKFDESPERFEAMDWYPGAVFLLGELVH; encoded by the coding sequence ATGAACTCCGCTAAGTCGCTGATCAAAGTCAAACCACAATCTATCGAACTGTTCGAAGCCGTGTTGCTTGTGAAACGGTCCGGATTTGTGGAAGTTTACGATATGTTTGTTACTTCCAAATTTTCATTTCTAACACTTCTGTTTGTGTTGATCGGCACGTTTTGTATGGCTGAAGATTCGTCGGCTTGGCGGGATTTAAAAGAGTCGAGTGTCCGAAACGGACTACCGAATGTGGCTGCCAAGCTTGCGGCGGGAGAACCGGTCAAGATCGCTTATCTTGGCGGTAGTATCACGTCCCAGCAGGGCTGGCGTATCTACAGTGAGGCATGGTTCGAGGAGCGCTATCCAGACTCGGAAATCACGGGGATCAATGCTGCGATCGGCGGCACAGGATCGACCTTGGGAGTGTTTCGGCTGGAACGGGATGTCCTCCAGCATGAGCCGGATTTGCTTTTCGTCGAGTTCGCTGTCAACGACCGTGCCGGATTGGAATACCAGTTGGCGATGGAAGGGATTGTCCGGAAGACTTGGAAGCGTTTTCCGGATACTGATATTTGTTTTGTCTATACCATTACAAACCACGAGATTGAGCATTTGAGGACTGGGAAGATGAAGCGCACTTCCAGTAACATGGAAGCCATTGCCGACTACTATGGGATTCCGACCGTGCACATGGGAGTCGAGATCGTGGAGATGGAGAAAGCCGGACGGCTCGTGATGAAAGAACCGGAGGCCAATATGGAAGCAGTGTCCGGGGATGATTTGAATCAATCTTCAGAGCTGCCGGCTTCGGCCGGTCGCCCCGTCGTGTTTTCCAAAGACGGCGTGCATCCCTACGTGGATACCGGGCACAGGCTCTACATGGATGCGCTTGCGCGATCCTTGCCGCAGGCTTTGGCGGTTGGAGAAGCCTTTCCGCATCGGTTGTCTGATCCGATGTTTGAAAACAATTGGGAGCAGGCCACCATAGTGAAGATTTCCGAACTGGGGCCGGATTCACTGGAGGGGGCATGGCAGCAGTTGAAAGCACCGGAAGATCCCTTGGCCAAGCGGTTTCTGATGCGTATGCCGGAGCTATGGCGCGCCGAACCCGGATCCACATTGTCCTTTCAATTCAAGGGCACACGAGTGGCTGTTTACGATCTGCTCGGTCCCGGTTGCGGTATGATCCGAGTGACGGTCGATGGCAAATCACGCATGTTGAAGCGTATGGATGGGTATTGCCACTACTACAGGCTAGGGACAGTGGAGCTGGCGGGCAACTTGGAAGACACTGTGCATGACGTTGTGGTCGAAGTGTCAACCGAGACGTTTGACAAGCGCTCAGTGTTGTTCGAGCGAGTCCGCAATAAATTCGACGAATCGCCCGAGAGATTCGAAGCGATGGATTGGTACCCCGGAGCTGTTTTTTTGCTCGGAGAGCTGGTGCACTGA
- a CDS encoding endo-1,3-alpha-glucanase family glycosylhydrolase, translating into MTASLRIAVSCLTLIGASGPCGAEVAEGEIASCGLPRARSVEQLPVDRFDLYVPGKLPPYPWEAFGDLEPESVHFSLEASGESPFKGNEVTGKGLLMQVDDPGTGQGCGIRYRFAPPPEGPLYLGFDFRLGVEGDPSQALGFDVELTDCEGKGVIVSVHQSGRMQIGSIGEVLRDLTTVDPGVWYHVALNFREGGGLDVALTDERKRKETVGGAFDLGVIKTDRFQSLTVTNANDDDAWGSWVLDNILMAGKVDASRAEWFPFERGNVREMEETKAKKVFAYYYEIYTSGYNDEDPGLGYYTLKTFNPSKTPQSRIESGTEYLARPLPRAPMEPGLDADEVLIRAMEEEVRLAIQMGLDGFLLDFFALPEVYSNPAGQRMYNRRSFALMDAAKRVDPQFKIIPAVYAGWVPEKNPGPTWELQEQWANDYGDSPVLHRILQHPQVYRLEDGRVLFSKWGTELYTPEWWAHAMRRLESHGFEVALLGQFNGLSRERLQAYAPVSYGMSDWGPRSPVSYDWPDKVRDITELVVAPAVFQDVRTRGSSYWEACNSGALRNMWESAIENDSDWIFIHTWSDYSEQAQAPSTAFGYAIYDLNAYYTKWFKSGQEPEVVRDTLYYFHRINHSEVESLRGPQWTLRKDGQGFETRNEIELLAFLEEPGQIGIRIGETWHTMDADAGMTSLTVPFEPGQAFTPEFRLMRQGESIVSELGRYTVLPEIEYGNMLYHGGVIVP; encoded by the coding sequence ATGACTGCCTCGTTAAGAATCGCGGTGTCTTGTCTGACCTTGATTGGCGCATCGGGTCCTTGTGGAGCCGAGGTGGCAGAGGGGGAGATAGCGTCATGCGGCTTGCCACGCGCCCGGAGTGTCGAGCAACTGCCGGTGGATCGTTTCGATCTATACGTTCCCGGGAAGTTGCCGCCTTATCCATGGGAAGCATTTGGAGACTTGGAGCCGGAGTCCGTTCACTTTTCACTGGAGGCCTCGGGCGAGTCGCCTTTCAAAGGCAATGAAGTCACCGGAAAAGGTTTGCTGATGCAGGTGGATGATCCGGGAACGGGGCAGGGCTGCGGCATTCGCTATCGTTTCGCACCGCCACCGGAGGGTCCGCTTTATCTCGGCTTTGATTTTCGCCTGGGCGTTGAGGGCGATCCGTCGCAAGCACTGGGTTTTGATGTCGAGTTGACCGATTGCGAAGGAAAGGGCGTCATTGTGTCAGTCCATCAGTCGGGGCGGATGCAAATTGGATCGATTGGAGAAGTACTGCGCGATCTGACCACAGTGGATCCGGGGGTGTGGTATCACGTTGCATTGAATTTTCGCGAAGGCGGTGGCCTTGACGTGGCCTTGACGGACGAACGCAAACGCAAGGAGACGGTCGGCGGGGCTTTTGATTTGGGTGTCATCAAGACGGATCGCTTCCAGAGCCTGACTGTTACGAATGCGAATGATGACGATGCTTGGGGCAGCTGGGTGCTGGATAATATCTTGATGGCGGGTAAGGTGGACGCCTCACGCGCGGAATGGTTTCCCTTTGAGCGCGGCAACGTCCGTGAAATGGAAGAGACGAAGGCGAAGAAGGTCTTTGCCTACTACTATGAAATTTATACCTCCGGTTACAATGATGAGGATCCCGGCCTCGGCTACTACACCTTGAAAACGTTCAATCCATCCAAGACGCCCCAGTCGCGAATCGAATCCGGGACGGAGTATCTGGCCCGTCCGCTGCCTCGTGCGCCCATGGAGCCGGGGCTGGATGCGGACGAAGTTTTGATCCGGGCGATGGAGGAAGAAGTGCGTCTGGCGATTCAAATGGGGCTCGACGGCTTCCTGCTGGATTTTTTCGCCTTGCCGGAGGTGTATTCGAATCCCGCCGGGCAACGCATGTATAACAGGCGGTCCTTCGCACTGATGGACGCCGCCAAGAGAGTCGATCCGCAGTTCAAGATCATACCCGCCGTCTATGCCGGCTGGGTCCCTGAAAAAAATCCGGGACCTACTTGGGAATTGCAGGAGCAATGGGCAAACGACTATGGGGATTCGCCGGTGCTCCACCGGATCCTGCAGCATCCTCAGGTCTATCGGCTAGAAGATGGACGGGTCTTGTTCAGCAAGTGGGGGACGGAACTGTATACGCCCGAGTGGTGGGCGCATGCCATGCGGCGTCTGGAATCGCATGGTTTCGAGGTGGCACTGCTCGGACAGTTTAATGGCTTGAGCCGGGAACGTTTGCAGGCATACGCTCCGGTTTCTTATGGTATGTCCGACTGGGGGCCGCGTTCGCCGGTTTCCTACGACTGGCCGGACAAGGTTCGCGATATCACGGAACTGGTGGTAGCGCCCGCTGTTTTCCAGGACGTCCGAACACGCGGTAGCAGTTATTGGGAAGCCTGCAACAGTGGGGCGCTCCGGAATATGTGGGAATCGGCCATCGAAAACGATTCCGACTGGATCTTCATCCATACATGGTCGGACTATTCCGAGCAGGCGCAGGCACCCTCCACCGCATTCGGATATGCCATTTACGACCTGAATGCCTATTATACGAAGTGGTTCAAGTCCGGGCAGGAGCCGGAAGTCGTTCGCGACACGCTGTACTATTTCCATCGGATCAACCATTCCGAGGTGGAGTCCCTCCGGGGGCCGCAGTGGACGTTACGAAAGGATGGTCAGGGCTTTGAAACGCGCAACGAGATCGAGTTGCTTGCTTTCCTTGAGGAACCCGGACAAATCGGCATCCGAATTGGCGAAACGTGGCATACGATGGATGCCGATGCCGGCATGACATCTTTGACTGTTCCTTTTGAGCCGGGACAGGCTTTCACGCCGGAGTTCCGTTTGATGCGTCAGGGGGAAAGTATCGTATCCGAGCTTGGGCGTTACACGGTTCTTCCGGAGATTGAGTACGGCAACATGCTGTATCATGGCGGTGTCATCGTTCCTTGA
- a CDS encoding LacI family DNA-binding transcriptional regulator: MEKVTLAVIAEKAGVAKSTVCLALRNDPRVKKPLRLRIRKMAEKLGYQSNPIVSQLMSELRKSQTKKYQATLACIQVSSFHPSLLNLAAKEWTQGFTERAHSQGYQVDNFWLHETKHSVRQNAEHIYRVMKARNIKGIVFYDIRDNSELVECEALWENFPSVVLGPRLRNPALNFVSSNHFEMAREACNSILEAGYRRIGIVLDYWVDAIMQHQLTGGYLVHKLRHPEWPSILYLPEEPEKNRIKGKQQFREWIERDRPDACLCINQFILDWIIEMGLDVPAKMGVAFVDLNEETRKIAAGMNQQRKEVGINAADILIGKVNRRESGIPAYQSGTSVMAYWVPGPSIRSKLTAS, translated from the coding sequence ATGGAAAAAGTCACTTTAGCTGTGATCGCAGAGAAAGCAGGCGTTGCAAAATCAACGGTCTGCCTGGCGCTGAGAAATGATCCGCGCGTCAAGAAGCCCCTGCGTCTGCGCATCCGGAAAATGGCCGAAAAATTGGGCTACCAAAGCAATCCGATAGTATCGCAACTGATGTCGGAATTGAGGAAGTCCCAGACGAAGAAATACCAAGCGACATTGGCTTGCATCCAAGTCTCCAGCTTTCATCCCAGCCTGTTGAATCTGGCGGCGAAAGAATGGACCCAAGGGTTCACCGAACGGGCACATTCACAGGGCTATCAAGTGGACAACTTCTGGCTCCATGAGACGAAGCACAGCGTGAGGCAGAACGCCGAACACATCTACAGAGTCATGAAAGCCAGAAACATAAAGGGCATTGTCTTTTATGACATTCGCGACAACAGCGAACTGGTTGAATGTGAAGCACTTTGGGAAAACTTTCCAAGTGTCGTCCTCGGCCCCAGATTAAGAAATCCCGCATTGAACTTCGTGAGCAGCAATCACTTCGAGATGGCGCGGGAAGCCTGCAATAGCATCCTTGAGGCGGGTTACCGGCGAATCGGGATCGTTCTCGACTACTGGGTGGATGCCATCATGCAGCATCAACTCACGGGGGGCTATCTGGTGCATAAGTTGCGCCACCCCGAATGGCCCTCCATACTCTACTTGCCGGAAGAGCCGGAGAAAAACCGAATAAAAGGGAAACAACAATTCAGGGAGTGGATCGAACGTGATCGACCGGATGCCTGTTTATGCATCAACCAGTTCATTCTGGATTGGATCATCGAGATGGGACTCGATGTGCCGGCGAAAATGGGCGTCGCCTTTGTGGATTTAAACGAAGAAACGCGTAAAATTGCCGCAGGCATGAATCAGCAACGAAAGGAAGTCGGCATCAATGCCGCGGACATCCTGATCGGCAAGGTAAACCGAAGGGAATCAGGCATTCCGGCCTACCAATCCGGAACCTCCGTCATGGCCTATTGGGTTCCGGGGCCAAGCATTCGATCGAAGCTCACAGCTTCGTGA